The Caldisalinibacter kiritimatiensis DNA segment CATCACTTTCAATTACACCATCCAATACTTTTGAACTAGTTTCTACTACGATTCTAAAATCAAATTCATCTCTAACATCATCTGGTATAAACAATACTATGTCTTTAAGTATATCAGGTAAGAACCCCTCAATTACACTTCCTTCCTTAGTAGTTATTTCGTAAGGTATTCTAAGTGTAAATCTTACTCTTTTAAAGTTAGGTCTATTAGTTAATTCAGTCACGACTAAAGTATTTGGTACAATAAATCCTGGCTTAAACTTAATACTCTCAAACTTTTTACCTTCAAGGTCAACTTCAACATCTGGAAAACATTCTCTTTGTTGACAATGAGCATATACTTTATCAGTTATAATACATACATTTTCAGTTATATAATTTAAATCTTGCTCCATTATTGGGTCGCCAGGGCTAGGATCAAAACTATTATTCATATATTTTCCTCCTTTTTCATTTAATCTTTAATAAAATTATCTTTACTTTCATATTATGAAGTATAGAATGTTTGGTGCATAGTTTTTTAAATTTATTTTTGTGAGGTGTACATTATGGCTCTATATTTTCGCCAGAATTACCTTTTAAGGACATCAAATAACGAATTCTATAACTTTTATTTTTCTAACAATAGATCTGTCGTTTATAACCATTATGATAATAAGGGTACTTTGATTGAAACGACTACATTAATTGAAAACAATATAATGGATTTTTCAATAGATATAGATAAAAACGACAGATTTCATTTATTATGCATTACTAAAAAAGGTGACTTACAATATTATATTTATGTTAATGGAAAATGGTTAAAAAATACTTTAACAAAACTAAATGTTAAATCAAACCACTATAAATATTTGACAGTTAAATTTGTAAAAAACTCTATCCACATCTTTTACTCTTATTCAAATCTAATAAACTCACAAATATGGACTATTGTACATATCGTCGGTTATAAAGATAAATGGGAAAAGAAAAATATTATTAGTATAACACCAGGTAAATTTATGAGTCCTTTTTTCATAGATTATGATAAATTTGATAACATACATCTCATATATAGCAATATGTATAAAGGTATTCAGCACATATACTATACTTCCTTCAGTAGCTTTTTAAAGAGATGGATGCCTGCTCCAAAAAAAATATCTGACTTATCAGCTGATAACATTCATCCCTATATGTTTATAGATAGACGTAACACTGTACATGTTGTTTGGAGTATTTTAGACCATGAAAAGATTAAACTACAATATAAACAATTACCATCAAGTAAAAACTATAAGAATAACTGGAAGAACATAAAATTACCTTCTATTTCATCAAAATGTACATTTCCTTTAGTTTTTGAATCAAATAATAATTTAAAGATTCAATATAAAGCTAATAACCAACTAAACAGTTTAATATCAGATAATTATGGTGCTACTTGGCACATTGATGAGTCAATTAACAATATATCAATAGATGATATAACCTTTATAGAATACGGAAGTAACTATAATGTAGAGAAATTAAATTCTAAAATTAATCATATATATGGAGATTTTAAAGAAAATATTATATTATATGGAACTAATTTATTAATGAAATCTGTTAAATCATCTAATCATAGTCTCAATAATCTTTCATCAATGAATAATAAAACTAGACTAGATTCTACTAATAGAACAGATATTTTACCCAACAAACATACAATATCACATACTAACACTATTAAAATTAATTTAGATAATTCTAATAGACAACCATCAAGTTCAAATGATTTTAAAGAGCAGGGGATTAAATCCTTTGTTTCTAAAAATAATTTAAACATTGACTCTATGCTTTCTAAAGCAAAAAGAGAATCTGAAACGAAAAACAATATTGAAGAAAATATTTATAAAAATGTAAAGGAACTAGATGAAAAAATAGTTTTGAAGAAAAATGATTTTAACAAAATAATAAAGCAACTTGAAAATTTAGAACTTTTAATAGAAAAATACAAAGAAGAAAGTAAAGAATTTACAGAAACTCTAGAAGCCATCAAAGAAAAAAACAACCTTAATGATTCACAGATTAGCGAAATACAATCACAAATATCCGAAATTAAAGATATAATTTCTAATTCTAACAAATCTAACATATTAGAAAGGATTTTAAATATATTTAAATAGCACTATTTACCTTTTTATATGTTGTTTTACCATCTTTCTTTTCTACGAAGTAAATAGCATCAACGCGATTTATGAAATTTTTATCTACATTTTTTGCATATTTTAAATCACTTAAATCTCTAAATTTTAAAGCATAATCACAACCAGGTTTTAAACGACATGGAGTTGATATAAGCTTAAATCTCTTATAGCCTTTCCTTTCTAGTAAATAATATAATTGAACTGCATAATTTTTAGATTTAAAAGAAGCTATATAATATTTGGAGTTGCTAAAATAATTATTATTCAATGAAATCCCCCCTCACAAAGCTTATAATCATTATATTAACTTGTTACTTAAAATGTTACATATAGTTTTAAAAAAGCTATCTCACAACGATTTTCAAAATCATTGTTGGATAGCTCTTTTTTATTATAACTATAACAACTATCCCTTTTAAATCATACTATAAAATAACATTAAATACTATATATTACCTATTACAGGGAGGAAAATCACATTGGATTACTATGAAGAAATTATAAAAATTAATAAAAATTCAAACTTTGAATCCTATATAAAAAACAATGTAATTGTTCATAAATATAAACCAACTCAAAACCCTATAAACAAGTCTACTCTAATTAATCCAAAGGCCTTAAACACTAAAAGAAAACCATTTATTATCACTGGAGTGTCTATTATCACATGTACTAAAAGAGCAGAAAATATTAACAACATCTTCAATAACTTTAAATCTCAGGTTTACACACCAAAAGAGTTAATAATTATTTTAAATAATAATAGAATGGATATAAAAGTTTACATTGATAAAGCTAAAGAATTTAATAATGTAAAGGTATATAAACTTGAAGAGAAAATAACCTTAGGTGAATGTTTAAATTTTGCAGTTGAAAAAGCAAAATACAATGTAATTGCTAAATTTGATGATGACGATTATTATGCACCTAAGTATCTATCTGACTCACTTAAAGCATTTAATTATACTGATGCTGATGTAATTGGAAAGTCAACATCCTATGTCTACTTTAAAAAAGATAAAACGCTTGCTATAAGAAATCCGAAAAAAGAAAATAGATATGTTTTTAGAGTCGAAGGTCCTACTCTAATAATAAAAAAAGAAGTGTTTGATAAAGTAAAATTTGCAGATAAAAACTTAGGCGAAGACGTACAATTCTGTAAAGATTGCTATAAAAATGGAATAAAAATATACTCCCATAATAGATTCAATCATGTGTATATTAGACATGGAAACCAAGGTAATCACACCTGGGGAATTTCTGATAATTATTACAAAAAGCTATGCAGAATTATAGGAAAAGTTAATGACTATAAAACTAAATGTCAATTAAGTTAAGTTTATATTCACTAAATAATTATATTTTCATATATACTTAACAGGTAATATTATCCAATATTGAGGTGTTTATTATGAGAGAAAAAGATGTGAAAATCAATATAACAAAAGCTAAGTCAGTAAAGAAGATCCCTATAAACTCAAAATCTCTTTATAAACCTAAAGTAAATAATATTCCTAAAAGACCAGTTAACAAGTGTATTGATGCATTAATAAAAAAGAATATGGAGCGTAATTATAAAAGATGGAAAAAAAATGATACTCATTTCATAAATACATCTGACATAAATATAGAATCTGAAAATAATATGAATATAAAAGTTGCTTGCATAATGGATGAATTTTATTATCACTGGTTCAAATATGATTGTAACCTTATTCCTTTACCAATTAATAATTGGCAAGAAGTTATATCAAAAGAAAAACCTGATATCTTATTAGTGCAATCAGCTTGGCGTGGTAATAATGGTCAGTGGGCTAATAAAGTAGTATTTGTGAATAATACTAATAATAAACATTTAAACTCATTGATAAAATACTGTAATAGCTATAACATACCTACTGTATTCTGGAATACAGAAGACCCTCTATTTTTTAAAGAATTTATTGAAGCAGCTAAATTATTTGATTTTATATTTGCAACAGATTTAAATAGTATACCTAGATATAAAGAAATTGTTAAACATGAAAATATATATCTTCTTCCTTTTGCTATACAGCCTAGAATCCACAATCCTATTAATAAGGATAAAAATAAAATAGGTAATGTAGTTTTTGCAGGCACATGGTATAATAATCAGCCCTCTAGAATTAAAGATATGGAAATTATCCTTAAACCAGCAATTAAATATGGCCTCGATATATATGATAGAGGCTACAATATTGATGACAGTTTTTTTGAATATCCTGACATTTATAAACCATGTATAAAACCTGCTCTGCCTTATCTTGAAATGATAGAAAAGTATAAAAAATATAATTTAGCCCTTAATGTAAACTTTATATCAGATAGTCCAACTATGTTTTCACAAAGAATCTTTGAATTATTAGGTTGTGGTATAAACATAGTAAGTAGCTACAATTCAGGAATAGAAAAATTCTTCCCTAATGTTGTTAAGCTAAGTACATCTGAACAGGAAACTAAATATCATTTAAATACACTATTAAACAATAAGGATTTAAGAGATAAACTGGCACTACAGGGGTTAAGAGAAGTGTATAGTAAACATACAGTAAGGCATAGACTAGAAACTATATGTAATAAATTAGGAATAAAATATGTTCAAAAAAATAAACCTGGTGTTTCAATAATCACATCTACTATGCGTGACCATTTCATGGATAATGTATTTGAAAATTATGCAATGCAAACCTATGATAAAAAAGAACTAATAGTGATTTTAAATAAAAACTCGATGGATATAAACAAATGGAAAGAAAAAGCTAAAAATTACCCTAATGTTAAAATATATCAGGTCGATGAATCTAAGACAATTGGGTACTGTTTGAATTATGGTATAGATAGGTCACAATATAAATATATAGCAAAATTTGATGATGACAATTATTATGGACCAAACTATTTAAGCGATATAGTAATGGCTTTTGACTACTCTGGAGCTGACTTAGTAGGTAAGCAAAGATTTTATGTATATTTTGAAGGTAGTAAAAAACTAGCTTTAATACGCAATAAGGAGAATAGCTTTGTAAAATATGTTGCTGGTTCAACTTTTGTTTTCAAAAGAGAAGTTTATGAAAAAATTAGATTTGCAACAAATATATATGATGGTTCAGAAGATAATAAATTTATAGATGATTGTAATAAGTATGGCTTTAAAATTTATTCCTGTGATAGATTTAATCATGTCGTTGGAAGAAGAGAAAATTTAGAAGACCACACGTGGAAAATTAAAGAAAGAGATTTCCTTAGCTGGTGTAAAGTAATAGCTGTGACCGATGACTATAAAAAATATGTAACAGTTTAAAAAAATGGGCAGCAAATAGCTGCCCATTTTATCTTTCAATCACTCTTGCTGGTATACCCATAACCAATTTACCCTTTGGTACATCCTTTGTAACAACTGCCCCTGCTCCAACTATTGAATTTTCACCAATTCTTATCTCAGGAAGTAAAGTAGCATTTGCTCCTATTCTACTTCCTTTTTCAATATAAGGGCCAGCTCCCTTTCCTACTTGTTTTCCACTTAATCTCATCTTATTATCACTTACAGTTATAACTCCTACACTTACAAAAACCTCGTCTTCTATTACCATATGGGAAGTCAAATGGGTTTCATCCATTACCTTTGTTTTATTGCCAACTACAGTACTGTGATTAACAGTAACATGTCTAGCTATTAATGAATAATTACCTATTTTACAATTCTCTCTTATTGAGCAGCAATCACCTAATAGGACATTATTTCCTAACTCAATACCTGCATATAAAACTACGTTAGCACCAATCACGCAATTTTTTCCAATAATAAGTTTATCATAATTTTTATCTATTCTATGAACTAAATTGCCAGCAGATTTTGGTGGTCTTCCTATCACAGCATTCTCAAATATTTCAGTATTGTCTCCGATAACTGTATTATCATATATGGTTACATTATTATGAATAACCACATTCTCCCCTATTTCACAATAATCCCCTATTTCACAATAATCACCTATTTTTACGCTCTCTTTTATTTTGCAATTTTCTCCAATGCTGTATGTTGAATTTTTCACTTTAACTCTCCTTTCATATATTTTCTTTATTAATTCTTTGATATATCTCTTTTAAAGTATATGTTTCAATATTATTCTTTTTTATAAACTCGAATAACTCTAATACAAAAGTTCTTATACCACAACCATTGTAGGACAATTCTTCTAACTGTTTTTCAGTTAAGTTGTTCCACTCACTTCTTGTTAAGTTGTCCTTTATTGACCGCATATAACTAAAATCAGGAGTATTCAAAGCTATGTGCATAGGATGTAAGTTTATTACTTTAATTCCTGGTTGAGCAAAATGTTTTTCTTTTACTTCTTTAAAGTTTAAGTTCATATTGTGATATAGATATGCTCCATCTTCAAAAAAAACAGGAAATCTTATTAAACCAGACCTGTGAACAAATGGTGGTACATTTTCTAATAGAGTACATAAATTAGAATCATATTTGAATCCTAATTTAAAAAACTTATCAGTTATATCATTTACATCATAATATCTATGACATCTAAATACTTCAGCCTTTGGTAGTAGCTTTAAACAATACTCTATTACTTCATCATGGGTACTACCGTGACTACTACCTTTTGCAAAATTTGGATGTATTCCTGCTTCAATTTTATTTTCCTTCAAAAGTTGTGATATAAATTTACTTTTGTGTGTTATAAAAAAAGTCATTGGAATATCAAATTCATTTAAAGTATTATAACAGTATTTCAAAGCATCTTCAGAAGCCCAATCTACATCTAATGTTAATACATAGACACCCCTGTCTCTATATACGTTCAAAGCTATTTCTCTAATTCTACTTTTTTTCACCATATAAACTCCACCTTTTATGTCAGTTAAAAGATACCTAGTACATAATATGGAATTTTAATTTTCCAGTTACTTTTGTTTATCAACATAGTGATGTCAATTTGTATAATTTATCATATTTATATATAGTAAAAAGTTTATGTATAACTGAAAGGGATGAAAAAATTATGTTAGATTATCTTAGTTATTTAAAAGGCAAAAGAGTTCTTATTACTGGTGGAGCTGGTACAATTGGTAATGTACTAGTAAAAAAACTCCTGCAACTTAAGGCGTATGTAATTGTAATTGATAATTTGAGTTCAGGTTTTCTTTGGAATTTACCCACAGAAAATAAAAATTTACTTTTCATAGAAGGTGACATAACAAATGATATCGACCTTAAGCGTATCTTTTATGAAAAACCAGATATAATATTTCACCTAGCAGCTTTTTTTGCAAATCCAAACTCAATTAACTATCCTGAAAAAGACTTAGATACAAATGGATTAGGCACTCTTAAGTTACTTGAGTATTCTTCAGTATATAATAACCTAGAAAGGTTTGTATACTCTTCTTCTAGTTCTATCTATCCTAGTAATGGAAAGATGCCGTATAACGAAGGCCAAAAAAACTATCATTTCAGAACACCTTATCAAATTACAAAATTGTTAGGTGAATTATACTGTAATTTTTATTATCACCATAATGAATTGCCCATAACTATAGCGAGATTTTTCAATTCCTATGGTCCTGGAGAAATACCAGGTAGAAATAGAAATGTAATTGCTAACTTCTTTTACTGGGCACTACAAGGTAAAAGTTTACCTATTACAGGTACTGGAGAAGAAACAAGAGATTTCACCTATGTAGAGGACATTGTAGATGGTTTACTACGAATGGCATATTATAAACAAGCAATTGGTGAAGTTTTTAATTTAGGTACCGGAAGGGAAGTAAAAATAATGCATCTTGCTGAAACAATAAATAAGATTACTGGCAACAATTCAGGAGTTAAAATCTTACCAAGACGACCAT contains these protein-coding regions:
- a CDS encoding glycosyltransferase, translating into MDYYEEIIKINKNSNFESYIKNNVIVHKYKPTQNPINKSTLINPKALNTKRKPFIITGVSIITCTKRAENINNIFNNFKSQVYTPKELIIILNNNRMDIKVYIDKAKEFNNVKVYKLEEKITLGECLNFAVEKAKYNVIAKFDDDDYYAPKYLSDSLKAFNYTDADVIGKSTSYVYFKKDKTLAIRNPKKENRYVFRVEGPTLIIKKEVFDKVKFADKNLGEDVQFCKDCYKNGIKIYSHNRFNHVYIRHGNQGNHTWGISDNYYKKLCRIIGKVNDYKTKCQLS
- a CDS encoding DUF3343 domain-containing protein, yielding MNNNYFSNSKYYIASFKSKNYAVQLYYLLERKGYKRFKLISTPCRLKPGCDYALKFRDLSDLKYAKNVDKNFINRVDAIYFVEKKDGKTTYKKVNSAI
- a CDS encoding acyltransferase; protein product: MKNSTYSIGENCKIKESVKIGDYCEIGDYCEIGENVVIHNNVTIYDNTVIGDNTEIFENAVIGRPPKSAGNLVHRIDKNYDKLIIGKNCVIGANVVLYAGIELGNNVLLGDCCSIRENCKIGNYSLIARHVTVNHSTVVGNKTKVMDETHLTSHMVIEDEVFVSVGVITVSDNKMRLSGKQVGKGAGPYIEKGSRIGANATLLPEIRIGENSIVGAGAVVTKDVPKGKLVMGIPARVIER
- a CDS encoding glycosyltransferase family protein; its protein translation is MREKDVKINITKAKSVKKIPINSKSLYKPKVNNIPKRPVNKCIDALIKKNMERNYKRWKKNDTHFINTSDINIESENNMNIKVACIMDEFYYHWFKYDCNLIPLPINNWQEVISKEKPDILLVQSAWRGNNGQWANKVVFVNNTNNKHLNSLIKYCNSYNIPTVFWNTEDPLFFKEFIEAAKLFDFIFATDLNSIPRYKEIVKHENIYLLPFAIQPRIHNPINKDKNKIGNVVFAGTWYNNQPSRIKDMEIILKPAIKYGLDIYDRGYNIDDSFFEYPDIYKPCIKPALPYLEMIEKYKKYNLALNVNFISDSPTMFSQRIFELLGCGINIVSSYNSGIEKFFPNVVKLSTSEQETKYHLNTLLNNKDLRDKLALQGLREVYSKHTVRHRLETICNKLGIKYVQKNKPGVSIITSTMRDHFMDNVFENYAMQTYDKKELIVILNKNSMDINKWKEKAKNYPNVKIYQVDESKTIGYCLNYGIDRSQYKYIAKFDDDNYYGPNYLSDIVMAFDYSGADLVGKQRFYVYFEGSKKLALIRNKENSFVKYVAGSTFVFKREVYEKIRFATNIYDGSEDNKFIDDCNKYGFKIYSCDRFNHVVGRRENLEDHTWKIKERDFLSWCKVIAVTDDYKKYVTV
- a CDS encoding NAD-dependent epimerase/dehydratase family protein, which translates into the protein MYNLSYLYIVKSLCITERDEKIMLDYLSYLKGKRVLITGGAGTIGNVLVKKLLQLKAYVIVIDNLSSGFLWNLPTENKNLLFIEGDITNDIDLKRIFYEKPDIIFHLAAFFANPNSINYPEKDLDTNGLGTLKLLEYSSVYNNLERFVYSSSSSIYPSNGKMPYNEGQKNYHFRTPYQITKLLGELYCNFYYHHNELPITIARFFNSYGPGEIPGRNRNVIANFFYWALQGKSLPITGTGEETRDFTYVEDIVDGLLRMAYYKQAIGEVFNLGTGREVKIMHLAETINKITGNNSGVKILPRRPWDNKLRVLSSSTKAKELLYFNPTTTLEQGLNKTVIWFKQNWDKIIRSTDLPNK